The proteins below are encoded in one region of Mangifera indica cultivar Alphonso chromosome 7, CATAS_Mindica_2.1, whole genome shotgun sequence:
- the LOC123220399 gene encoding uncharacterized protein LOC123220399 isoform X3, translated as MEDPNSAMEGSTEEYSSEENRGKVRWILWKGLTVGRNILVTGFVMSSAPVIVPPLVVISFLGFACSVPYGLLLAGYACTNKLMSMLLPGSKPPPFLLDYGQVSYTDEVVEDNDHGAEEDGWRRGAVDMEKEEEEMLENTRETVEMRIELEENGNDRCIDVANHGVIRKDEIEIVEENGYEEAVEEFEDENEEEPKKLEVEVRIEGDGEKEEEEPAIVESPDHMPVDDVAAVVVDIEGDEKSGGAIEDMAAQFKVTDIVVELCKSNEVKEDEELVKETSGLPQKIREESIADNGENNQSVEKLSGKAVEENRQVNKNVEEMEMPMEGRISNNPVTKVEKNDGEDVPKADVIPKGGKMVGTTDVCSVEEEGEKPVLNKPFMLQGGGDDNVGKDVVQNVQLNGEKENVTSSNPDVREIADESGFDNRNAAAHSNADDNTIGGKAIESDQQLLVHSKYSL; from the coding sequence ATGGAAGATCCAAACTCGGCCATGGAGGGGAGTACTGAAGAATACTCATCAGAGGAAAACAGAGGAAAAGTTCGCTGGATCTTGTGGAAGGGCTTAACAGTGGGAAGGAATATTTTGGTGACAGGATTTGTGATGTCTTCCGCTCCTGTGATAGTTCCTCCTCTTGTGGTTATCTCCTTTCTTGGGTTCGCTTGTTCGGTTCCGTATGGGCTGTTGTTGGCGGGCTATGCTTGCACTAATAAGCTTATGAGTATGCTGCTTCCGGGGTCTAAACCCCCTCCATTTCTTTTGGATTATGGACAAGTGTCGTATACAGATGAAGTTGTTGAGGATAATGATCATGGTGCAGAAGAAGATGGGTGGCGTAGAGGAGCTGTTGATatggagaaggaagaagaagagatgttGGAGAATACACGGGAAACAGTTGAGATGAGGATTGAATTAGAGGAGAATGGCAATGATCGTTGTATTGATGTGGCAAATCATGGAGTTATTAGAAAAGATGAAATTGAGATAGTGGAGGAAAATGGGTATGAAGAAGCAGTTGAAGagtttgaagatgaaaatgaggaAGAACCTAAGAAATTAGAAGTTGAGGTGAGAATTGAAGGAGATGgagaaaaggaagaggaagagcCTGCGATTGTGGAAAGCCCAGATCATATGCCAGTTGATGATGTGGCTGCTGTTGTTGTTGATATTGAAGGAGATGAGAAAAGCGGCGGAGCCATTGAAGATATGGCAGCACAATTTAAAGTGACAGACATTGTTGTGGAACTATGTAAGAGTAATGAAGTTAAGGAAGATGAAGAATTGGTGAAAGAAACAAGTGGATTACCTCAAAAAATCAGGGAGGAGAGTATCGCTGATAATGGAGAGAACAACCAGAGTGTAGAGAAATTATCCGGAAAGGCAGTGGAGGAAAACCGGCAAGTTAATAAGAATGTTGAAGAAATGGAAATGCCAATGGAAGGTAGAATTAGCAATAACCCTGTTACAAAGGTAGAAAAGAACGACGGGGAGGATGTGCCAAAGGCGGATGTGATTCCCAAAGGGGGCAAAATGGTTGGAACTACAGATGTCTGTAGTGTCGAAGAAGAGGGGGAAAAACCAGTTTTAAACAAGCCTTTTATGTTGCAGGGAGGAGGAGATGATAATGTTGGTAAGGATGTAGTACAAAATGTTCAATTGAATGGGGAGAAGGAAAATGTGACCTCTTCAAATCCAGATGTAAGAGAAATTGCTGATGAAAGTGGGTTTGATAATAGAAATGCAGCTGCCCATTCAAATGCAGATGACAacaccattggaggtaaagCTATAGAATCTGACCAGCAGCTATTAGTTCATTCAAAGTATTCACTTTGA
- the LOC123220399 gene encoding uncharacterized protein LOC123220399 isoform X2, translating into MEDPNSAMEGSTEEYSSEENRGKVRWILWKGLTVGRNILVTGFVMSSAPVIVPPLVVISFLGFACSVPYGLLLAGYACTNKLMSMLLPGSKPPPFLLDYGQVSYTDEVVEDNDHGAEEDGWRRGAVDMEKEEEEMLENTRETVEMRIELEENGNDRCIDVANHGVIRKDEIEIVEENGYEEAVEEFEDENEEEPKKLEVEVRIEGDGEKEEEEPAIVESPDHMPVDDVAAVVVDIEGDEKSGGAIEDMAAQFKVTDIVVELCKSNEVKEDEELVKETSGLPQKIREESIADNGENNQSVEKLSGKAVEENRQVNKNVEEMEMPMEGRISNNPVTKVEKNDGEDVPKADVIPKGGKMVGTTDVCSVEEEGEKPVLNKPFMLQGGGDDNVGKDVVQNVQLNGEKENVTSSNPDVREIADESGFDNRNAAAHSNADDNTIGENEHSSSTCGNPETVDYMALPVCSGERKCNDAAICSQKDNGGVQ; encoded by the exons ATGGAAGATCCAAACTCGGCCATGGAGGGGAGTACTGAAGAATACTCATCAGAGGAAAACAGAGGAAAAGTTCGCTGGATCTTGTGGAAGGGCTTAACAGTGGGAAGGAATATTTTGGTGACAGGATTTGTGATGTCTTCCGCTCCTGTGATAGTTCCTCCTCTTGTGGTTATCTCCTTTCTTGGGTTCGCTTGTTCGGTTCCGTATGGGCTGTTGTTGGCGGGCTATGCTTGCACTAATAAGCTTATGAGTATGCTGCTTCCGGGGTCTAAACCCCCTCCATTTCTTTTGGATTATGGACAAGTGTCGTATACAGATGAAGTTGTTGAGGATAATGATCATGGTGCAGAAGAAGATGGGTGGCGTAGAGGAGCTGTTGATatggagaaggaagaagaagagatgttGGAGAATACACGGGAAACAGTTGAGATGAGGATTGAATTAGAGGAGAATGGCAATGATCGTTGTATTGATGTGGCAAATCATGGAGTTATTAGAAAAGATGAAATTGAGATAGTGGAGGAAAATGGGTATGAAGAAGCAGTTGAAGagtttgaagatgaaaatgaggaAGAACCTAAGAAATTAGAAGTTGAGGTGAGAATTGAAGGAGATGgagaaaaggaagaggaagagcCTGCGATTGTGGAAAGCCCAGATCATATGCCAGTTGATGATGTGGCTGCTGTTGTTGTTGATATTGAAGGAGATGAGAAAAGCGGCGGAGCCATTGAAGATATGGCAGCACAATTTAAAGTGACAGACATTGTTGTGGAACTATGTAAGAGTAATGAAGTTAAGGAAGATGAAGAATTGGTGAAAGAAACAAGTGGATTACCTCAAAAAATCAGGGAGGAGAGTATCGCTGATAATGGAGAGAACAACCAGAGTGTAGAGAAATTATCCGGAAAGGCAGTGGAGGAAAACCGGCAAGTTAATAAGAATGTTGAAGAAATGGAAATGCCAATGGAAGGTAGAATTAGCAATAACCCTGTTACAAAGGTAGAAAAGAACGACGGGGAGGATGTGCCAAAGGCGGATGTGATTCCCAAAGGGGGCAAAATGGTTGGAACTACAGATGTCTGTAGTGTCGAAGAAGAGGGGGAAAAACCAGTTTTAAACAAGCCTTTTATGTTGCAGGGAGGAGGAGATGATAATGTTGGTAAGGATGTAGTACAAAATGTTCAATTGAATGGGGAGAAGGAAAATGTGACCTCTTCAAATCCAGATGTAAGAGAAATTGCTGATGAAAGTGGGTTTGATAATAGAAATGCAGCTGCCCATTCAAATGCAGATGACAacaccattggag AAAATGAACACTCTTCAAGTACCTGTGGAAATCCTGAGACAGTTGATTATATGGCGCTTCCTGTTTGTTCAGGAGAACGCAAGTGCAACGATGCTGCAATTTGCTCACAGAAAGACAATG GAGGTGTACAGTGA
- the LOC123220399 gene encoding uncharacterized protein LOC123220399 isoform X1, with amino-acid sequence MEDPNSAMEGSTEEYSSEENRGKVRWILWKGLTVGRNILVTGFVMSSAPVIVPPLVVISFLGFACSVPYGLLLAGYACTNKLMSMLLPGSKPPPFLLDYGQVSYTDEVVEDNDHGAEEDGWRRGAVDMEKEEEEMLENTRETVEMRIELEENGNDRCIDVANHGVIRKDEIEIVEENGYEEAVEEFEDENEEEPKKLEVEVRIEGDGEKEEEEPAIVESPDHMPVDDVAAVVVDIEGDEKSGGAIEDMAAQFKVTDIVVELCKSNEVKEDEELVKETSGLPQKIREESIADNGENNQSVEKLSGKAVEENRQVNKNVEEMEMPMEGRISNNPVTKVEKNDGEDVPKADVIPKGGKMVGTTDVCSVEEEGEKPVLNKPFMLQGGGDDNVGKDVVQNVQLNGEKENVTSSNPDVREIADESGFDNRNAAAHSNADDNTIGENEHSSSTCGNPETVDYMALPVCSGERKCNDAAICSQKDNGMASSKEVYSEEKIWELMEAMRLIVGYKVASQGTCIEELKRLYLLCGVEPPASFKNPSDLVEVTEKLRLLMSIVGVK; translated from the exons ATGGAAGATCCAAACTCGGCCATGGAGGGGAGTACTGAAGAATACTCATCAGAGGAAAACAGAGGAAAAGTTCGCTGGATCTTGTGGAAGGGCTTAACAGTGGGAAGGAATATTTTGGTGACAGGATTTGTGATGTCTTCCGCTCCTGTGATAGTTCCTCCTCTTGTGGTTATCTCCTTTCTTGGGTTCGCTTGTTCGGTTCCGTATGGGCTGTTGTTGGCGGGCTATGCTTGCACTAATAAGCTTATGAGTATGCTGCTTCCGGGGTCTAAACCCCCTCCATTTCTTTTGGATTATGGACAAGTGTCGTATACAGATGAAGTTGTTGAGGATAATGATCATGGTGCAGAAGAAGATGGGTGGCGTAGAGGAGCTGTTGATatggagaaggaagaagaagagatgttGGAGAATACACGGGAAACAGTTGAGATGAGGATTGAATTAGAGGAGAATGGCAATGATCGTTGTATTGATGTGGCAAATCATGGAGTTATTAGAAAAGATGAAATTGAGATAGTGGAGGAAAATGGGTATGAAGAAGCAGTTGAAGagtttgaagatgaaaatgaggaAGAACCTAAGAAATTAGAAGTTGAGGTGAGAATTGAAGGAGATGgagaaaaggaagaggaagagcCTGCGATTGTGGAAAGCCCAGATCATATGCCAGTTGATGATGTGGCTGCTGTTGTTGTTGATATTGAAGGAGATGAGAAAAGCGGCGGAGCCATTGAAGATATGGCAGCACAATTTAAAGTGACAGACATTGTTGTGGAACTATGTAAGAGTAATGAAGTTAAGGAAGATGAAGAATTGGTGAAAGAAACAAGTGGATTACCTCAAAAAATCAGGGAGGAGAGTATCGCTGATAATGGAGAGAACAACCAGAGTGTAGAGAAATTATCCGGAAAGGCAGTGGAGGAAAACCGGCAAGTTAATAAGAATGTTGAAGAAATGGAAATGCCAATGGAAGGTAGAATTAGCAATAACCCTGTTACAAAGGTAGAAAAGAACGACGGGGAGGATGTGCCAAAGGCGGATGTGATTCCCAAAGGGGGCAAAATGGTTGGAACTACAGATGTCTGTAGTGTCGAAGAAGAGGGGGAAAAACCAGTTTTAAACAAGCCTTTTATGTTGCAGGGAGGAGGAGATGATAATGTTGGTAAGGATGTAGTACAAAATGTTCAATTGAATGGGGAGAAGGAAAATGTGACCTCTTCAAATCCAGATGTAAGAGAAATTGCTGATGAAAGTGGGTTTGATAATAGAAATGCAGCTGCCCATTCAAATGCAGATGACAacaccattggag AAAATGAACACTCTTCAAGTACCTGTGGAAATCCTGAGACAGTTGATTATATGGCGCTTCCTGTTTGTTCAGGAGAACGCAAGTGCAACGATGCTGCAATTTGCTCACAGAAAGACAATGGTATGGCTTCCAGTAAG GAGGTGTACAGTGAGGAGAAAATCTGGGAACTTATGGAGGCGATGCGGCTGATAGTTGGATACAAAGTAGCGTCGCAGGGCACATGCATTGAGGAGTTGAAGAGACTGTATTTGTTGTGTGGAGTTGAGCCTCCAGCCTCGTTTAAGAACCCTTCTGATCTTGTTGAAGTTACTGAAAAGCTCAGGCTTCTCATGTCAATTGTCGGAGTCAAGTAG